The Argiope bruennichi chromosome 9, qqArgBrue1.1, whole genome shotgun sequence genome contains a region encoding:
- the LOC129984519 gene encoding uncharacterized protein LOC129984519: MPMHVAAAFSIICTACSITMAVADTTVYYIHKPSIPMTLKDTNATFMERNLQTDQPTLHPGHEAILEMHANSEASALFYVVVVLVLYVLALIAVLTKYLRTERYDNRLTRLYEEFISRDRYANRVAKRDPPAPPVNQQKPPKIEEQKQNLVVKMANPEFVV; this comes from the coding sequence ATGCCAATGCACGTAGCAGCAGCCTTTTCCATTATCTGCACTGCCTGTAGCATCACCATGGCAGTTGCAGACACCACCGTTTATTACATTCACAAACCATCCATCCCGATGACCTTAAAGGACACCAACGCCACCTTCATGGAGAGGAATCTACAGACGGACCAACCGACTTTGCATCCGGGTCACGAAGCTATCCTTGAAATGCACGCAAATAGCGAGGCAAGTGCTCTCTTCTACGTCGTGGTGGTGCTGGTGCTCTACGTTCTGGCCCTGATCGCAGTGCTCACCAAATACCTGCGGACAGAGCGCTACGATAATCGCCTGACACGACTCTACGAAGAATTCATCAGTCGAGACCGATACGCTAACAGAGTGGCTAAAAGGGATCCTCCTGCTCCTCCAGTAAACCAGCAGAAGCCTCCGAAGATCGAAGAGCAGAAGCAAAATCTAGTGGTCAAGATGGCCAATCCGGAATTTGTTGTTTAA